One window of the Anopheles cruzii chromosome 2, idAnoCruzAS_RS32_06, whole genome shotgun sequence genome contains the following:
- the LOC128268733 gene encoding V-type proton ATPase 16 kDa proteolipid subunit c, translating into MAAPLPEENPVYSPFFGVMGAAAAIVFSALGAAYGTAKSGTGIAAMSVMRPELIMKSIIPVVMAGIIAIYGLVVAVLIAGSLDEPLKYPLYKGFIHLGAGLSVGFSGLAAGFAIGIVGDAGVRGTAQQPRLFVGMILILIFAEVLGLYGLIVAIYLYTK; encoded by the exons ATGGCAGCACCATTGCCGGAAGAGAACCCCGTCTACTCGCCCTTCTTCGGAGTCATGGGCGCAGCGGCTGCTATCGTTTTCAGCG CCCTTGGTGCTGCTTATGGAACAGCTAAGTCCGGTACCGGTATTGCCGCCATGTCGGTGATGCGCCCGGAGCTGATCATGAAGTCGATCATTCCCGTTGTCATGGCGGGTATCATTGCCATCTACGGTCTGGTCGTTGCTGTGCTGATTGCCGGTTCCTTGGATGAGCCACTGAAATACCCACTGTACAA GGGCTTCATTCATCTCGGCGCCGGTTTGTCCGTAGGCTTCTCTGGCTTGGCTGCCGGGTTTGCCATCGGTATCGTCGGTGATGCCGGTGTCCGCGGTACTGCCCAGCAACCCAGACTGTTCGTCGGTATGATTCTGATTCTCATTTTCGCCGAAGTCTTGGGTCTGTACGGTTTGATTGTCGCCATCTACCTGTACACGAAATAA
- the LOC128268123 gene encoding guanine nucleotide exchange factor MSS4 homolog produces MSSEDTLVAPTYTELVDESSRNKTSVKCERCGSLMLKPANADYTDIEFELPEARQKKQTTAKDDEGFACRKLKHFWMVKDMYIFENIGFSNTVNNKKYLICADCEAGPVGYYDVDTKQCYVALERVKHE; encoded by the exons ATGTCCAGTGAAGATACGTTAGTCGCGCCCACCTACACAGAATTGGTCGATGAAAGTTCACGCAATAAAACGAGCGTAAAGTGCGAACGATGCGGTTCCTTGATGCTGAAACCGGCAAATGCGGACTACACGGATATTGAA TTTGAACTCCCGGAAGCGCGGCAGAAAAAGCAAACGACGGCAAAGGACGACGAGGGTTTCGCGTGCCGAAAACTGAAACACTTTTGGATGGTCAAGGATATGTACATATTCGAAAACATCGGATTCAGCAACACGGTCAACAACAAGAAGTACTTGATATGCGCCGACTGTGAAGCAGGGCCGGTTGGGTATTATGATGTAGACACGAAGCAATGCTATGTGGCCCTCGAACGAGTAAAACACGAATAA
- the LOC128278206 gene encoding alpha-sarcoglycan isoform X1 — MQARGYVLLRWIVMKTLALALVLLPLCCGTETIYITDDVSVSEFFSLRIEPRMFNWTYEGLSEQFHYRSSLEGYPELPSFIRYMYSKEYHSGFLYGTPPTRTADTRVPIEIIALNRMSYETKRLVLILAVHRKQQPAKHAIQMKIDNLNWVHMMDPGRIENIKNIFRNELWPESRADLHIIFMDSAVKLGARMPLRPQQREGVVVHLGSRADFSGRMLDLQEEVKPLYKIASCTYKRTSVQTTFENSGFKLDWCAFRLTTAADDDITALPHHPNESLRHAGSHVDKWDAPLKSEIPERNYSDEVAISFAIPGMIFALLICALTIILCFQHEKLQDDDSEYYFNHVFYICSDFLRMHKSSRNEYNMVPSNVQMVMMHCSPDDTHSTIKLKSLRDAPFDDPQRLSPSDSYYREGSPHISNMYMRPKPPPYKMTGNSGSPTMNRGADDEI; from the exons ATGCAGGCTAGAGGTTACGTCTTACTGCGGTGGATAGTGATGAAAACGTTGGCCTTAGCTTTGGTGCTGCTTCCACTGTGCTGTGGCACCGAAACCATCTACATTACGGACGATGTGTCCGTTTCGGAGTTCTTTTCGTTGCGTATCGAGCCGCGCATGTTCAACTGGACATATGAAGGGCTTAGTGAGCAGTTCCACTATCGATCTTCGCTCGAAGGTTACCCCGAATTACCGTCGTTTATACGTTACATGTATAGTAAAGAGTACCATTCTGGGTTCCTCTACGGCACGCCACCGACACGTACTGCCGATACGCGGGTTCCGATCGAAATTATCGCCCTCAACCGGATGTCGTACGAGACGAAGCGCTTGGTGCTGATTCTGGCCGTTCATCGGAAGCAGCAGCCTGCAAAACACGCTATCCAAATGAAGATCGACAACCTAAATTGGGTGCACATGATGGATCCGGGCCGGATCGAGAATATCAAGAACATTTTTCGCAACGAACTGTGGCCCGAAAGTCGGGCAGATCTGCACATCATTTTCATGGATTCGGCGGTTAAGCTGGGCGCCAGAATGCCGCTCAGGCCGCAGCAACGCGAAGGGGTCGTTGTGCATCTTGGCAGTCGGGCCGACTTCTCGGGACGCATGCTCGACCTTCAGGAGGAAGTGAAACCACTGTATAAGATTGCCTCTTGCACGTACAAACGTACGTCGGTGCAGACGACATTCGAAAACTCTGGCTTTAAGCTAGATTGGTGCGCTTTCCGTTTG ACGACAGCTGCCGATGATGACATCACGGCGTTGCCACATCATCCGAATGAAAGCCTCAGACATGCCGGTTCTCATGTGGATAAGTGGGATGCACCGTTGAAGTCAGAAATTCCGGAGCGCAACTACAGCGACGAGGTGGCCATTTCGTTCGCCATCCCTGGCATGATTTTTGCCCTGCTAATCTGTGCTTTGACCATCATTCTGTGTTTCCAGCACGAAAAACT GCAGGATGACGATTCAGAGTATTATTTCAATCATGTTTTCTACATTTGTTCAGACTTCCTTAG AATGCACAAATCTTCCCGAAACGAGTACAACATGGTGCCGTCGAATGTGCAGATGGTGATGATGCACTGCTCACCGGACGACACTCACTCCACGATCAAGCTGAAGAGCTTACGAGATGCCCCGTTCGATGATCCTCAGCGTCTAAG CCCATCGGATAGCTACTATCGCGAGGGAAGTCCTCATATCAGCAACATGTACATGCGCCCGAAACCACCGCCGTACAAGATGACGGGAAACTCCGGCTCTCCGACGATGAATCGGGGCGCCGATGACGAGATATGA
- the LOC128278206 gene encoding alpha-sarcoglycan isoform X2, producing MQARGYVLLRWIVMKTLALALVLLPLCCGTETIYITDDVSVSEFFSLRIEPRMFNWTYEGLSEQFHYRSSLEGYPELPSFIRYMYSKEYHSGFLYGTPPTRTADTRVPIEIIALNRMSYETKRLVLILAVHRKQQPAKHAIQMKIDNLNWVHMMDPGRIENIKNIFRNELWPESRADLHIIFMDSAVKLGARMPLRPQQREGVVVHLGSRADFSGRMLDLQEEVKPLYKIASCTYKRTSVQTTFENSGFKLDWCAFRLTTAADDDITALPHHPNESLRHAGSHVDKWDAPLKSEIPERNYSDEVAISFAIPGMIFALLICALTIILCFQHEKLMHKSSRNEYNMVPSNVQMVMMHCSPDDTHSTIKLKSLRDAPFDDPQRLSPSDSYYREGSPHISNMYMRPKPPPYKMTGNSGSPTMNRGADDEI from the exons ATGCAGGCTAGAGGTTACGTCTTACTGCGGTGGATAGTGATGAAAACGTTGGCCTTAGCTTTGGTGCTGCTTCCACTGTGCTGTGGCACCGAAACCATCTACATTACGGACGATGTGTCCGTTTCGGAGTTCTTTTCGTTGCGTATCGAGCCGCGCATGTTCAACTGGACATATGAAGGGCTTAGTGAGCAGTTCCACTATCGATCTTCGCTCGAAGGTTACCCCGAATTACCGTCGTTTATACGTTACATGTATAGTAAAGAGTACCATTCTGGGTTCCTCTACGGCACGCCACCGACACGTACTGCCGATACGCGGGTTCCGATCGAAATTATCGCCCTCAACCGGATGTCGTACGAGACGAAGCGCTTGGTGCTGATTCTGGCCGTTCATCGGAAGCAGCAGCCTGCAAAACACGCTATCCAAATGAAGATCGACAACCTAAATTGGGTGCACATGATGGATCCGGGCCGGATCGAGAATATCAAGAACATTTTTCGCAACGAACTGTGGCCCGAAAGTCGGGCAGATCTGCACATCATTTTCATGGATTCGGCGGTTAAGCTGGGCGCCAGAATGCCGCTCAGGCCGCAGCAACGCGAAGGGGTCGTTGTGCATCTTGGCAGTCGGGCCGACTTCTCGGGACGCATGCTCGACCTTCAGGAGGAAGTGAAACCACTGTATAAGATTGCCTCTTGCACGTACAAACGTACGTCGGTGCAGACGACATTCGAAAACTCTGGCTTTAAGCTAGATTGGTGCGCTTTCCGTTTG ACGACAGCTGCCGATGATGACATCACGGCGTTGCCACATCATCCGAATGAAAGCCTCAGACATGCCGGTTCTCATGTGGATAAGTGGGATGCACCGTTGAAGTCAGAAATTCCGGAGCGCAACTACAGCGACGAGGTGGCCATTTCGTTCGCCATCCCTGGCATGATTTTTGCCCTGCTAATCTGTGCTTTGACCATCATTCTGTGTTTCCAGCACGAAAAACT AATGCACAAATCTTCCCGAAACGAGTACAACATGGTGCCGTCGAATGTGCAGATGGTGATGATGCACTGCTCACCGGACGACACTCACTCCACGATCAAGCTGAAGAGCTTACGAGATGCCCCGTTCGATGATCCTCAGCGTCTAAG CCCATCGGATAGCTACTATCGCGAGGGAAGTCCTCATATCAGCAACATGTACATGCGCCCGAAACCACCGCCGTACAAGATGACGGGAAACTCCGGCTCTCCGACGATGAATCGGGGCGCCGATGACGAGATATGA